The following proteins come from a genomic window of Diorhabda carinulata isolate Delta chromosome X, icDioCari1.1, whole genome shotgun sequence:
- the LOC130900479 gene encoding protein obstructor-E — protein sequence MISLTIALLSFVAFANCGVLVQEAPSCPEQHGVQAYAHPESCNLFFLCTNGTLTVETCENGLLFDGKGNVFNHCNYNWAVDCGQRKADLTPISTPGCEYQFGIYPDSKECSVHFIKCAHGEPIPNQCDPGLVYDERIHGCNWPDLLIETCNPEAVVGFKCPTKVPHNSPAAKFWPYPRFPVPGDCHRLITCVNGYPRLITCGEGKVVDEHNLTCEDPELVPHCANHIGK from the exons ATGATATCGCTGACTATTGCTCTCCTTTCTTTTGTTGCTTTTG CAAATTGCGGTGTATTGGTGCAAGAAGCGCCTTCTTGTCCAGAACAACATGGAGTGCAAGCTTACGCCCATCCAGAATCTTGTAATTTATTCTTCCTTTGTACAAATGGTACTCTAACAGTGGAAACTTGTGAAAATGGTCTTCTATTCGATGGAAAAGGCAACGTTTTCAATCACTGTAATTACAATTGGGCTGTTGATTGTGGACAAAGAAAAGCTGATT TGACACCAATCAGCACTCCAGGCTGTGAATATCAATTCGGAATATATCCAGATAGTAAAGAATGTTCCGTACACTTTATAAAGTGTGCTCATGGGGAACCAATTCCAAACCAATGTGATCCTGGACTAGTATATGATGAACGTATTCATGGTTGCAACTGGCCCGACCTTCTAATAGAAACGTGTAATCCAGAAG CTGTGGTCGGCTTCAAATGTCCAACTAAAGTGCCACACAACAGCCCAGCGGCAAAATTCTGGCCATATCCCCGTTTTCCAGTTCCAGGTGACTGTCATCGTCTTATTACATGCGTTAACGGATATCCACGTCTTATTACTTGTGGCGAAGGAAAAGTTGTCGATGAACATAATTTAACTTGTGAAGATCCAGAATTAGTACCTCACTGTGCCAATCATATCGGAAAATAG